In a genomic window of Methanosarcina horonobensis HB-1 = JCM 15518:
- a CDS encoding hydantoinase/oxoprolinase N-terminal domain-containing protein: MQYSLGIDAGGTYTDAVILRDSDSRILDTSKAITTYPNLMTGIRNAINKLNPEYLKQVKLVSVSTTLSTNTILERTGYPVGLILVGDYTTPKELPADYTITVKGGHDSNGDELQPLDLVAVEQFAVSLKKKVSAFAVSSYFSTRNPEHEIKIKNVILKLTGHPVVCGHELSQELGAYERAATAVLNAQLIPITYQFIHSIMTEVRERNLDAKVLMLKCDGSVIDIKGAKLRPIETIFSGPAASIMGASHLSGLDTCAVIDVGGTGTDVSIIKNGVPELCEKGAVVGGWQTRVKAIKMESSANGGDSHVWFKKCIRIGPRRVMPLCFAAVNYPNFKEKLEKNPIPLRTMLNEHIQPTKFFVRTGVNPINPSESEKKLLEVIGDEPLSIHEILNKMKRFPSPAVLDSLLNQRVIHAIGFTPTDALHVLGEYTEWDVEASLTGAKKLSRFTQLGVHAFCKKVKQQVARNMAYSLMSFIMEGRGKDGIKMMLEEEVPVQYKVNIPIVLLGGPVKAYYGELKSLIDAEIIVPEQARVGNAVGALVGKGIKRIEITIRPYSMENPDQNFLVFTPAGRKKFEQYRTAVEYSQKAGEELILDSMKDFGLPENSIKIDTSIEYLVPPGWKQTPMETKMTFVGVCTPGFSMD, encoded by the coding sequence ATGCAATATAGTCTGGGTATTGATGCAGGTGGAACATACACGGATGCTGTTATCCTGAGGGATTCGGACAGCAGGATCCTTGATACCAGTAAAGCGATTACCACCTATCCAAACCTGATGACCGGAATTCGAAACGCAATTAACAAATTGAACCCGGAATATCTTAAACAAGTAAAACTTGTGTCGGTTTCTACAACTCTCTCCACAAATACCATTCTGGAAAGGACAGGATATCCTGTTGGCCTGATCCTTGTAGGAGACTATACCACTCCAAAGGAGCTGCCAGCCGATTATACTATCACGGTTAAAGGAGGACATGATAGCAACGGAGACGAGCTCCAGCCTCTTGACCTCGTAGCCGTAGAACAGTTTGCAGTAAGTCTTAAAAAGAAAGTGTCAGCATTTGCTGTTTCTTCTTATTTCAGTACCAGAAACCCTGAACATGAGATTAAGATAAAGAATGTAATCCTTAAACTTACAGGGCATCCCGTAGTTTGCGGGCATGAACTTTCCCAGGAACTCGGAGCTTACGAAAGAGCGGCTACGGCAGTTTTAAATGCCCAGTTAATTCCCATAACCTATCAGTTTATCCATTCTATTATGACCGAAGTCAGGGAAAGAAATCTTGATGCAAAGGTTCTGATGTTAAAATGCGACGGCTCGGTCATTGATATAAAAGGAGCAAAACTGCGTCCTATTGAAACTATTTTTTCGGGTCCTGCCGCGAGTATTATGGGAGCTTCACATCTTTCAGGCCTGGATACATGTGCCGTAATCGATGTTGGAGGGACGGGCACGGATGTCTCCATAATTAAAAACGGAGTTCCGGAACTCTGCGAGAAAGGAGCAGTTGTCGGAGGCTGGCAGACCCGCGTAAAAGCCATAAAAATGGAAAGCTCCGCAAACGGAGGAGACAGCCACGTATGGTTCAAGAAATGCATAAGGATAGGACCGAGAAGAGTTATGCCTCTCTGTTTTGCTGCGGTAAACTATCCTAACTTCAAAGAAAAACTTGAGAAAAATCCCATACCTTTGAGAACTATGCTCAATGAGCATATTCAGCCTACCAAGTTTTTTGTCAGGACCGGAGTAAACCCCATCAACCCCTCAGAGAGTGAAAAGAAACTGCTTGAAGTAATAGGAGACGAACCCCTCTCTATCCATGAAATATTAAATAAAATGAAGCGTTTTCCCTCTCCTGCAGTCCTTGATTCTCTGCTCAACCAGAGGGTAATTCACGCAATAGGCTTTACGCCCACAGATGCTCTGCATGTCCTTGGGGAATATACGGAATGGGACGTAGAAGCTTCCCTGACAGGAGCTAAAAAACTTTCCCGCTTTACTCAGTTGGGAGTCCATGCTTTCTGTAAAAAAGTAAAGCAGCAGGTTGCCAGAAACATGGCTTACAGCCTTATGTCCTTTATAATGGAAGGCAGGGGAAAAGACGGAATAAAGATGATGCTGGAAGAAGAAGTACCTGTCCAGTATAAAGTAAACATTCCTATAGTTCTGCTGGGAGGACCGGTAAAAGCTTACTATGGAGAACTGAAGTCTCTCATTGATGCGGAGATCATTGTCCCTGAGCAGGCAAGAGTAGGAAACGCTGTAGGAGCTCTTGTAGGAAAAGGGATTAAAAGAATTGAAATAACGATCAGACCGTATTCAATGGAAAACCCGGATCAGAATTTCCTTGTATTTACTCCGGCTGGAAGAAAAAAATTCGAGCAGTACAGGACTGCAGTGGAATATTCTCAAAAAGCTGGCGAAGAGCTCATTCTGGATTCGATGAAAGACTTCGGGCTTCCGGAAAATTCAATAAAGATAGATACCAGCATAGAGTATCTTGTTCCTCCGGGATGGAAGCAGACCCCGATGGAGACAAAAATGACGTTTGTAGGGGTTTGTACCCCCGGTTTTTCAATGGACTGA
- a CDS encoding acetate uptake transporter: protein MSENAGTSTIIVDKTANAAPLGFTGLGLAAVLLSLSYIGVYPVGSMIVSMAIFLGGFAQVFAGIMSWKKGDIFAGTAFSAFGLFWFSLAGLIVMPAMGWIEASSGIAMAAYLFIWGVYTFVMLIITMKIGVRALQFIFVTLFILFMLLAVVNATGSAGLLVVAGYVGLIMGLASMYTALAMVMNEVHGKTVAPL, encoded by the coding sequence ATGAGCGAAAACGCAGGAACTTCTACAATAATAGTTGATAAAACAGCAAACGCCGCCCCTCTTGGCTTTACCGGACTGGGCCTCGCTGCAGTTCTGTTAAGTCTGAGTTACATCGGCGTATACCCTGTGGGGTCAATGATTGTCTCCATGGCAATATTCCTGGGAGGATTTGCTCAGGTATTTGCAGGAATTATGTCCTGGAAGAAAGGAGACATTTTTGCAGGAACCGCATTTTCAGCATTCGGCCTTTTCTGGTTCTCACTGGCCGGACTGATTGTGATGCCTGCAATGGGCTGGATTGAGGCCTCTTCCGGAATCGCCATGGCCGCATATCTCTTCATCTGGGGCGTGTACACCTTTGTTATGTTGATCATTACAATGAAAATCGGAGTTAGAGCCCTTCAGTTTATATTTGTAACATTATTTATATTATTTATGTTGCTGGCCGTTGTAAACGCAACCGGAAGTGCCGGACTGCTTGTAGTGGCCGGATATGTAGGACTTATTATGGGCCTTGCCTCCATGTATACCGCTCTTGCGATGGTAATGAATGAAGTCCATGGCAAGACAGTTGCTCCACTCTGA
- the mtaC gene encoding methanol--corrinoid protein MtaC: MLDFKLEDIDGILVRYNVALEKEMTPDEAAEELYPKDELIYPIAKAIYEGEEDDVVDALKAAIDAGKKPIDLINDALMVGMGVVSQLYDEGIIFLPNVMMSADAMLNGIDYCKTQTTEVPEPKGKVVCHVAEGDVHDIGKNIVAALLRAAGYDVTDLGRDVPVDEVIAAVVKEKPILLTGTALMTTTMYAFKEINDKLLEKGIKLPFACGGGAVNQDFVAQYDLGVYGEEASDAVKIADAIVASGDDIEKLREEFHKH, translated from the coding sequence ATGTTGGATTTTAAACTGGAAGACATCGATGGCATATTAGTACGCTACAACGTCGCCCTCGAAAAGGAAATGACCCCTGACGAAGCAGCAGAAGAGCTTTACCCGAAGGATGAACTCATCTACCCGATTGCAAAAGCAATCTACGAGGGAGAAGAAGACGATGTTGTTGACGCCCTTAAAGCCGCAATCGACGCAGGCAAGAAACCAATCGATCTTATCAACGATGCCCTGATGGTAGGTATGGGAGTTGTATCCCAGCTCTACGACGAAGGTATCATTTTCCTCCCCAATGTAATGATGTCTGCTGATGCCATGCTGAATGGTATTGATTACTGCAAGACCCAGACCACCGAAGTACCTGAACCCAAGGGCAAGGTCGTCTGCCATGTTGCAGAAGGTGACGTGCATGACATCGGAAAGAACATTGTTGCTGCCCTCCTGAGAGCAGCCGGCTATGACGTAACTGACCTGGGCAGAGATGTCCCTGTTGATGAAGTCATTGCAGCTGTTGTAAAAGAGAAACCCATACTGCTTACAGGTACTGCTCTCATGACAACCACCATGTATGCATTCAAGGAAATCAACGACAAACTCCTTGAAAAGGGAATAAAACTGCCCTTCGCATGTGGTGGCGGTGCTGTGAACCAGGACTTCGTTGCACAGTATGACCTCGGAGTTTATGGTGAAGAAGCTTCAGACGCTGTAAAGATTGCTGACGCAATCGTTGCCAGCGGAGACGACATTGAGAAATTAAGAGAGGAATTCCACAAGCACTAA
- a CDS encoding hydantoinase/oxoprolinase family protein: protein MHFSLGIDAGGTYTDAVIVRDSDGAVVESSKALTTYPDPLPGMKNAIDRLDPGYLGDIKLVSVSTTLSTNTILESTGFPVGLIMVGDYVIPEKLPTDYWIAVSGGHNSDGEELKVLDLDAVEEFALKVQSKVSAFAVSSYFSNRNPEHELAVKKAVKELTDHPVVCGHELSQDLGAYERAITAFLNAQLIPITHKFIQAIIREFESRGINANMLMLKCDGSVVGIEEALEKPIETIFSGPAASLVGASHLSRLDTCAMIDVGGTSTDVAMMQNGLPELSSSGAVVGGWQTRVKAIRMETSATGGDSHIWLKGDRINVGPRRVIPLCRASVIYPGFREKLKHNRVAKGYLCENIQVTKFFIRTGFRPIELKAGEREIYRHIGKEPVSFGDLLIALKKRPSPSMLDSLIQKRLIQAIGFTPTDALHVLGEYTEWDVEAARIGAYILGRSLKLDPEDFSAEVKRRVARNIAEDLIAYLIEGIPREEIDRVLMGKNFTRFRVEIPVVLLGGPVGAYVEDLRRLISAEFIVPEHADVGNAVGALVGKGIKRVEILIKTRLVPRSREEAPIIGEDHCAAPENEVIEDTLQQEKKNEFIVFSPSERKKFDVYGEALEYAEKLGRQLVMDYMISAGLGKEDIRIDVSRKHLAPSGWTDVPLETKLVYVGIGVPRNSVTI from the coding sequence ATGCACTTCAGTCTTGGAATAGATGCAGGAGGCACGTATACCGATGCCGTTATCGTAAGGGATTCTGATGGAGCAGTAGTTGAGTCAAGCAAAGCTCTGACGACCTACCCCGACCCTCTGCCTGGAATGAAAAATGCAATAGACAGGCTGGATCCCGGATATCTTGGAGATATAAAGCTCGTATCCGTATCCACTACACTATCCACAAATACGATTCTGGAAAGCACGGGATTTCCTGTAGGGCTGATCATGGTCGGAGACTATGTGATTCCTGAGAAACTTCCAACAGATTACTGGATAGCAGTCTCGGGAGGGCATAACAGCGATGGAGAAGAATTAAAAGTTCTGGATCTTGATGCGGTAGAAGAGTTCGCACTCAAAGTTCAGAGTAAAGTTTCTGCTTTTGCGGTTTCTTCTTACTTCAGCAACCGAAACCCCGAGCATGAGCTTGCAGTCAAAAAAGCTGTAAAGGAGCTCACAGACCACCCTGTTGTTTGCGGGCACGAACTGTCCCAGGATCTCGGAGCCTACGAGAGGGCTATAACTGCTTTTCTGAATGCCCAGCTAATTCCTATCACTCATAAGTTCATTCAGGCAATAATAAGAGAATTCGAAAGCCGCGGAATCAATGCAAATATGCTGATGTTAAAATGCGACGGGTCGGTAGTCGGAATCGAAGAAGCTCTGGAAAAACCCATTGAAACTATTTTCTCGGGACCTGCCGCAAGTCTTGTAGGTGCTTCTCACCTTAGCAGGCTTGATACATGCGCTATGATTGATGTTGGAGGGACAAGCACGGATGTTGCCATGATGCAGAACGGATTACCGGAACTCAGCAGTTCGGGTGCTGTAGTCGGAGGCTGGCAGACCCGTGTAAAAGCTATCCGCATGGAAACCTCAGCAACCGGAGGTGATAGCCATATATGGCTTAAGGGCGACAGGATTAATGTAGGTCCCCGCAGAGTCATTCCTCTCTGCAGAGCTTCTGTCATATATCCCGGATTCAGGGAGAAACTCAAGCATAACAGGGTAGCAAAAGGTTACCTCTGTGAAAACATTCAGGTAACGAAGTTTTTTATAAGGACAGGATTCAGACCTATAGAACTGAAAGCAGGAGAACGTGAAATCTACAGGCATATAGGAAAAGAACCTGTCTCCTTCGGAGACCTGCTAATAGCCCTGAAAAAGCGTCCCTCGCCCTCAATGCTTGATTCGCTTATACAGAAAAGGCTAATCCAGGCTATAGGTTTTACACCTACCGATGCCCTGCACGTTCTCGGAGAATATACGGAATGGGATGTGGAAGCTGCAAGAATTGGGGCTTACATTCTTGGAAGATCACTGAAGCTTGATCCGGAAGATTTCAGTGCCGAGGTAAAGCGCAGGGTTGCACGCAATATTGCCGAAGACCTTATAGCATATCTGATAGAGGGAATACCCAGAGAAGAGATTGATAGAGTTCTCATGGGGAAAAACTTTACGCGCTTCAGAGTAGAAATTCCTGTCGTGCTTCTCGGAGGTCCTGTAGGAGCATATGTTGAAGACCTGAGAAGATTGATTAGCGCTGAGTTTATAGTTCCCGAACACGCAGATGTTGGCAATGCAGTTGGGGCTCTTGTTGGAAAAGGAATTAAAAGGGTAGAGATTCTAATAAAAACAAGGCTGGTTCCCAGGTCAAGAGAAGAAGCCCCCATTATAGGTGAGGATCACTGCGCAGCTCCTGAGAATGAAGTTATAGAAGATACGCTCCAGCAGGAAAAGAAAAACGAGTTTATTGTCTTTTCTCCGTCGGAAAGAAAGAAATTTGACGTATATGGCGAAGCCCTTGAGTATGCCGAAAAGCTAGGAAGGCAGCTTGTTATGGATTACATGATTAGCGCAGGGCTTGGAAAAGAGGATATAAGAATAGACGTGAGCAGGAAGCACCTGGCACCCAGCGGCTGGACAGACGTTCCTCTGGAGACAAAACTTGTTTATGTAGGGATTGGAGTTCCGAGGAATAGCGTAACAATCTAA
- a CDS encoding helix-turn-helix transcriptional regulator, with protein MESSLIDLVFRSDKRKNLLILLDSGSKNIDEIRDELDVTATSILPQIKKLIDSDLIVQEDRMYKLTVLGEFIIKKVKPLINALEVVEKNNCYWTGHDLNSIPRHLLERISELGDCTLIEPDLNHIYEPSQKIIDSMANAKMTATFASYFNPAYLPLYVELGRKDAELSLNFTQSVWDHLSNEHSNMIKELMSMDNVSLYISKEGIKISEITVTDKIMLLGLFDKNGKFDQQFIMSFKPAALKWGQELFDYFKKLSKQVNKI; from the coding sequence ATGGAATCTTCACTTATTGATCTTGTTTTCCGCTCCGATAAAAGAAAAAACCTTCTTATACTGCTGGATAGCGGCTCAAAAAACATTGATGAGATCAGGGATGAACTGGATGTTACTGCCACATCAATTCTTCCCCAGATAAAGAAATTGATAGACAGCGATCTTATTGTCCAGGAAGACAGGATGTATAAGCTCACTGTACTGGGAGAATTTATAATCAAGAAGGTAAAACCGCTCATCAATGCTCTTGAGGTAGTGGAAAAGAACAACTGTTACTGGACAGGTCATGATCTGAATTCGATTCCCCGTCACCTTCTTGAGAGAATCTCGGAGCTTGGAGACTGTACTCTGATAGAGCCAGACCTGAACCATATTTATGAGCCTTCCCAGAAGATAATCGATAGTATGGCAAATGCAAAAATGACTGCAACCTTTGCTTCATATTTCAATCCTGCCTATTTGCCCCTATATGTTGAACTCGGCAGAAAGGATGCCGAGCTTTCACTTAATTTTACACAATCTGTATGGGATCATCTCTCAAACGAGCACTCAAATATGATAAAAGAGCTAATGAGCATGGATAATGTGAGCCTTTATATCTCAAAAGAAGGAATAAAAATCTCTGAGATTACAGTAACTGATAAAATAATGCTTCTTGGACTCTTTGATAAAAATGGAAAGTTTGATCAGCAGTTCATTATGAGCTTTAAGCCTGCTGCCCTGAAGTGGGGACAGGAACTGTTTGATTATTTCAAGAAGCTTTCCAAACAGGTGAATAAGATATAA
- a CDS encoding cation diffusion facilitator family transporter: MKADKNLNTTRKISYAGLFFSLALTLFKLFAGLLGHSTALLADSIRSFSELIDELGKLLDIFIASKPEDWSHNYGHGKVATLFMGAGACVVLFAGIQSISLASEKLLMFIQGRETEVPEIFALSAAALTLISREIVPFFSRKARKKVEGVSSEIDFYAKKAQIRSLFLSCFVTLGIGCTFLPGKNWAITDSFIAVLISLYLLGNSGRLLYGTANELIEASLNEEDNRKIREIINRTEGVMGSGELKTRRIGNGIAINACITVNDSLNIQEVAEIADLVEDRLKAAYGKDIYTLIKAEPDPERNCSFQKKIGFPEEGKKITI; encoded by the coding sequence ATGAAAGCGGACAAAAATTTGAATACTACTCGGAAAATATCATACGCTGGGCTTTTTTTTAGTCTTGCATTAACTCTTTTTAAACTGTTTGCCGGCCTGCTGGGACACAGCACGGCACTTCTTGCGGATTCGATCCGTTCCTTTTCAGAGTTGATCGATGAACTCGGAAAGCTTCTTGATATTTTTATAGCCAGCAAACCCGAAGACTGGAGTCACAATTACGGACATGGAAAAGTTGCAACCCTCTTTATGGGAGCGGGAGCATGTGTAGTCCTTTTTGCAGGTATACAATCAATAAGTCTGGCTTCAGAAAAACTACTCATGTTTATACAGGGAAGAGAGACAGAAGTCCCTGAAATCTTTGCACTATCCGCAGCTGCTCTAACCCTGATATCAAGAGAAATTGTTCCTTTTTTCAGCAGGAAAGCCAGGAAAAAAGTTGAAGGCGTTTCATCAGAAATTGACTTTTATGCCAAAAAAGCTCAGATCAGAAGTTTATTTCTCTCCTGTTTTGTTACTCTGGGCATAGGGTGTACCTTTCTTCCCGGAAAAAACTGGGCTATAACTGATTCTTTTATTGCGGTTCTTATTAGTCTTTACCTTCTCGGAAACTCGGGCAGACTCCTCTACGGCACTGCTAACGAACTTATAGAAGCTTCTCTTAATGAAGAAGATAACCGGAAGATCAGGGAAATAATAAACCGAACCGAAGGAGTGATGGGGTCCGGCGAGCTTAAAACACGGAGAATAGGAAACGGGATAGCAATCAATGCCTGTATTACTGTAAATGACTCTTTGAATATACAGGAAGTCGCAGAAATTGCGGACCTCGTGGAAGATAGACTGAAAGCAGCCTATGGGAAGGATATATACACCCTTATAAAAGCAGAACCTGATCCTGAAAGAAATTGTTCTTTCCAGAAAAAAATCGGATTCCCCGAGGAAGGAAAGAAGATAACGATATAA
- a CDS encoding CobW family GTP-binding protein codes for MKCIIIGGFLGSGKTTTIRKLVEHLGTQGQRTAIIVNEIGEIGIDGDAISAGGIETREITSGCVCCTLRISMEYTLRSLMSSYSPDTIIIEPTGIAFPRQIKNNIQSMNIPEITFAPIVSLVDPCRLSQDTGDLQNFVRNQIEDAEILGINKVDLIEPEKLFEICLFLRKLNSKARIVHFSARQGGEDLDKLFGLVNGNSQSKIALEVRNSVKIRNSIETRNSIEMSGVSTYSTEFEITSKEIPLETAISVSGQILDSIRSRVTGLNPDFTGHIKLSFAHKGNLVKGSVTSAYERYEIEVLKKGRNSRSRIKVLSAVTSVPREELVKAVDTTVSGQLEDRQLSYKKAEKNSHGYGQVTINPFK; via the coding sequence ATGAAGTGTATAATAATAGGTGGATTTCTTGGAAGCGGGAAAACAACAACAATAAGAAAGCTGGTGGAACACCTTGGAACACAGGGACAGAGGACAGCAATCATTGTCAACGAGATAGGAGAAATAGGGATAGATGGGGATGCTATTTCAGCAGGCGGAATAGAAACCAGGGAAATTACAAGCGGGTGCGTTTGCTGTACCCTGAGAATCAGTATGGAGTATACCCTGAGAAGTCTTATGTCCTCTTACAGCCCGGATACTATTATAATAGAGCCTACAGGGATAGCCTTCCCAAGACAGATTAAAAACAATATACAGAGCATGAATATCCCGGAGATCACATTTGCCCCGATTGTAAGTCTTGTGGATCCCTGCCGCCTGAGCCAGGATACGGGAGATTTGCAGAATTTCGTTAGAAACCAGATAGAGGATGCCGAGATTCTGGGCATTAACAAAGTAGACCTTATAGAGCCAGAAAAACTTTTTGAGATATGCCTGTTTCTGCGCAAATTGAACTCGAAAGCGAGGATAGTTCATTTTTCAGCCAGGCAAGGAGGTGAGGATCTGGACAAACTGTTCGGGCTGGTCAACGGAAATAGCCAGAGTAAAATTGCTCTTGAAGTGAGAAACTCAGTAAAGATAAGGAACTCAATTGAAACGAGAAACTCAATTGAAATGTCCGGAGTTTCAACTTACTCAACCGAATTCGAGATAACCTCAAAGGAAATACCTCTTGAAACGGCGATCTCTGTATCCGGGCAGATTCTGGATAGTATAAGAAGCAGGGTAACAGGGCTGAACCCTGACTTTACAGGGCATATCAAACTCTCCTTTGCACACAAAGGAAATCTTGTAAAAGGAAGTGTGACTTCGGCGTATGAAAGATATGAGATTGAAGTCCTTAAAAAAGGAAGGAATTCCCGATCAAGGATAAAGGTGCTCTCTGCGGTAACGTCCGTACCCAGGGAAGAACTTGTTAAGGCTGTGGACACAACGGTAAGCGGACAGCTGGAGGACAGGCAGCTTTCATATAAAAAAGCGGAAAAAAACAGCCACGGATACGGTCAGGTCACAATAAATCCCTTTAAGTAG
- the mtaB gene encoding methanol--corrinoid protein co-methyltransferase MtaB, which yields MVKKYTSMAYAKADDMLFGNSKFPVKAGLGLEIGAGYTTPELNYAPRPQAGKSKEKLVKEYERITTDAMARMVQIGAPSIVLETEHVEQMSNNPDWGGAVAHAQKTIMEEYHDEYGIKCALRHTIGDIREDRDYLQLRGDKYSTFMEAFEQCAQNGADLLSVESMGGKEVFDYSILRNDTAGILFGIGVLGSMDMEMVWSDIADIAKKNGVVAAGDTDCAQANTAMFIAGGLLDKNLAHTTAIVARAISAGRSLCAYESGATGPGKDCGYENTIIKSIAGVPIAQEGKTSTCAHSDLMGNLTMQCCDLWSNESVEYHGEFGGTTVQCWSETLAYDCAMMNTSLKLGKAKDLRDILTLSDKYRDPQGYVLAYDNAYKVGQAIAKNGSNNYLRAKAAAIECCKIVEEGINSGKLRLTRFETNALAKVKADLEALTDDADKFMSDNLTKFKQEVAVFKTENYGL from the coding sequence ATGGTAAAGAAATACACTTCAATGGCTTACGCTAAGGCAGACGACATGCTTTTCGGGAACTCAAAATTCCCAGTAAAGGCAGGACTTGGCCTCGAGATCGGTGCAGGATACACCACTCCTGAACTGAACTACGCCCCCAGACCTCAGGCAGGCAAGTCCAAAGAAAAACTCGTAAAGGAATACGAGAGGATCACCACCGACGCAATGGCAAGAATGGTCCAGATCGGTGCACCCTCCATCGTACTCGAAACCGAACACGTCGAACAGATGTCCAACAACCCCGACTGGGGAGGCGCTGTTGCACACGCCCAGAAGACCATCATGGAAGAATACCACGATGAATACGGCATAAAGTGCGCCCTCCGCCACACAATCGGTGACATCCGTGAAGACCGTGACTACCTCCAGCTCAGAGGAGACAAGTACAGCACCTTTATGGAAGCATTCGAACAGTGTGCCCAGAACGGTGCAGACCTGCTTTCCGTTGAATCAATGGGTGGTAAGGAAGTATTCGACTACTCCATCCTCAGGAACGACACTGCAGGTATCCTCTTCGGTATCGGTGTGCTCGGCAGCATGGACATGGAAATGGTCTGGTCCGACATTGCAGACATTGCAAAGAAGAACGGCGTAGTTGCAGCCGGTGACACAGACTGTGCCCAGGCAAACACTGCAATGTTCATCGCAGGCGGTCTCCTTGACAAGAACCTTGCCCACACAACCGCAATCGTTGCAAGGGCAATCTCTGCAGGAAGATCCCTCTGTGCATATGAATCCGGTGCAACCGGCCCTGGAAAGGACTGTGGATACGAAAACACCATCATAAAATCCATAGCTGGTGTGCCAATTGCTCAGGAAGGTAAGACCTCAACCTGTGCCCACTCTGACCTGATGGGTAACCTGACAATGCAGTGCTGTGACCTCTGGTCCAACGAGTCCGTTGAATACCACGGTGAATTCGGTGGTACCACCGTTCAGTGCTGGTCCGAGACTCTTGCATACGACTGTGCAATGATGAACACCTCTCTGAAACTCGGAAAGGCAAAGGACCTCAGGGACATCCTCACACTCTCTGACAAATACAGAGACCCACAGGGATATGTCCTCGCCTACGACAACGCCTACAAGGTCGGACAGGCAATTGCAAAGAACGGAAGCAACAACTACCTCCGTGCAAAGGCAGCTGCAATCGAGTGCTGCAAAATTGTCGAAGAAGGTATCAACTCCGGCAAGCTGAGACTCACAAGGTTCGAAACCAATGCTCTTGCAAAGGTTAAAGCCGACCTTGAAGCCCTTACCGACGATGCTGACAAGTTCATGAGTGACAACCTGACCAAATTCAAGCAGGAAGTTGCAGTTTTCAAGACCGAAAACTACGGGCTCTAA